From Pseudarthrobacter equi, a single genomic window includes:
- a CDS encoding proline--tRNA ligase has product MVLRMSQLFLRTLREDPVDAEVASHKLLVRAGYIRRAAPGIYTWLPLGLSVLRKVEQVIREEMTAIGAQEVHFPALLPREPYEATNRWTEYGQGLFRLQDRKGADYLLAPTHEEMFTLLVKDLYSSYKDLPLSLYQIQNKYRDEARPRAGLLRGREFIMKDSYSFDVDDAGLDASYAAHRSAYLKIFARLGLEVVPVAATAGAMGGSRSEEFLFPTEIGEDTFVRSAAGYAANVEAVTTVVPEDIDFTDAPAAQVLDTPDTPTIETLVNASNQIAPRAEADGGAWTAADTLKNVVLAVTLPTGERQLVVIGLPGDRGVDLKRVEANIGAFLPMAGEIGLEQAGEEDLKKQPLIVKGYLGPGLSLDAPLLGSEGTTKLLYLVDPRVVSGTSWITGANEAGKHVFGLVAGRDFTWDGVIECTEVRAGDPAPDGSGPLETARGIEMGHIFQLGRKYAAALDLKVLDQNGKQVTVTMGSYGVGVTRAVAALAEANHDAKGLTWPRAVAPADVHVVAVGKGEDIFAAAEQLSEGLEAAGLDVIYDDRFKVSPGVKFGDAELLGVPTILAVGRGLVDGVVEIKDRRTGEAENVAVDKAVDYVVNAVRNS; this is encoded by the coding sequence GTGGTCCTTAGAATGTCCCAGCTTTTCCTGCGCACCCTGCGTGAAGATCCCGTCGATGCAGAGGTGGCCAGCCACAAACTGCTGGTCCGCGCCGGCTACATCCGCCGCGCGGCTCCCGGGATCTACACCTGGCTGCCGCTGGGACTGAGCGTACTCCGCAAGGTGGAGCAGGTCATCCGTGAGGAAATGACCGCCATCGGTGCCCAGGAAGTCCACTTCCCGGCCCTGCTGCCGCGTGAACCCTACGAGGCAACCAACCGCTGGACCGAGTACGGTCAGGGGCTGTTCCGGCTGCAGGACCGCAAGGGCGCCGACTACCTCCTGGCCCCCACGCACGAGGAGATGTTCACACTCCTCGTGAAGGACCTGTATTCCTCCTACAAGGACCTGCCCCTGAGCCTTTACCAGATCCAGAACAAGTACCGCGACGAGGCCCGTCCCCGGGCAGGCCTCCTCCGCGGCCGCGAGTTCATCATGAAGGATTCCTACTCCTTCGACGTGGACGACGCCGGCCTGGACGCCAGCTACGCGGCCCACCGGTCCGCGTACCTCAAGATCTTCGCGCGGCTCGGCCTCGAGGTTGTCCCCGTGGCAGCCACCGCCGGCGCCATGGGCGGCTCCCGGAGCGAGGAGTTCCTGTTCCCCACGGAAATCGGCGAAGACACCTTCGTCCGGTCTGCCGCAGGCTACGCAGCCAACGTCGAAGCCGTCACCACCGTGGTGCCCGAAGACATCGACTTCACGGATGCGCCTGCCGCGCAGGTCCTGGATACCCCGGACACACCCACCATTGAGACCCTGGTCAACGCATCCAACCAGATCGCGCCCCGGGCAGAGGCCGACGGCGGCGCCTGGACTGCCGCTGACACGCTGAAGAACGTTGTCCTCGCCGTCACGCTGCCCACCGGTGAACGCCAGCTGGTGGTCATCGGCCTTCCCGGCGACCGCGGCGTGGACCTGAAGCGCGTCGAGGCCAACATCGGCGCGTTCCTGCCGATGGCCGGCGAGATCGGACTCGAGCAGGCCGGCGAAGAGGACCTCAAGAAGCAGCCCCTGATCGTCAAGGGTTACCTGGGCCCCGGCCTGTCGCTGGACGCACCGCTCCTGGGCTCCGAAGGAACCACCAAGCTGCTGTACCTGGTGGATCCGCGGGTTGTCAGCGGCACCAGCTGGATCACCGGCGCCAACGAAGCCGGCAAGCACGTCTTCGGCCTCGTTGCCGGCCGCGACTTCACCTGGGACGGCGTCATCGAGTGCACCGAGGTCCGCGCTGGCGACCCCGCACCGGACGGTTCCGGCCCCCTGGAAACGGCACGGGGCATCGAGATGGGCCACATCTTCCAGCTCGGCCGCAAGTACGCCGCAGCCCTGGACCTCAAGGTGCTGGACCAGAACGGCAAGCAGGTCACGGTCACCATGGGTTCCTATGGCGTCGGCGTCACCCGCGCGGTGGCCGCCCTGGCCGAGGCCAACCACGATGCCAAGGGCCTCACCTGGCCCCGCGCCGTGGCACCTGCCGACGTCCACGTGGTCGCGGTGGGCAAGGGCGAGGACATTTTCGCCGCCGCTGAGCAGCTGTCCGAGGGCCTCGAAGCCGCCGGCCTCGACGTCATCTACGACGACCGCTTCAAGGTGTCCCCGGGCGTGAAGTTCGGTGACGCCGAACTGTTGGGCGTGCCCACCATCCTGGCCGTCGGCCGCGGGCTGGTGGACGGCGTCGTGGAGATCAAGGACCGCCGCACCGGAGAAGCCGAGAACGTCGCGGTGGACAAGGCCGTTGACTACGTGGTCAACGCCGTCCGCAACAGCTGA
- the ispG gene encoding flavodoxin-dependent (E)-4-hydroxy-3-methylbut-2-enyl-diphosphate synthase, translating to MTSVSLGMPAAPPPVLAPRRKTRQIKVGSVGVGSDSPISVQSMTTTPTTDINATLQQIAELTASGCDIVRVACPSADDAEALPIIARKSQIPVIADIHFQPKYVFAAIEAGCAAVRVNPGNIRKFDDQVKEIAAAARDHGTSIRIGVNAGSLEPGILKKYGKATPEALVESAVWEASLFEEHGFHDFKISVKHNDPVIMVAAYEMLAEKGDWPLHLGVTEAGPAFQGTIKSATAFGALLSRGIGDTIRVSLSAPPVEEIKVGNQILQSLNLRPRKLEIVSCPSCGRAQVDVYTLAEQVTAGLEGMEIPLRVAVMGCVVNGPGEAREADLGVASGNGKGQIFVKGEVIKTVPESQIVETLIEEAMRIAEEMGEADGEDAVKGGPVVSVS from the coding sequence GTGACCTCGGTCAGCCTGGGAATGCCCGCAGCACCGCCGCCCGTCCTTGCCCCGCGCCGCAAGACGCGCCAGATCAAAGTCGGTTCGGTGGGAGTCGGCTCGGATTCCCCCATCAGCGTGCAGTCGATGACCACCACGCCCACCACCGACATCAACGCCACACTGCAGCAGATCGCGGAACTGACCGCCTCTGGCTGCGACATTGTGCGCGTTGCATGCCCGTCGGCCGATGATGCCGAAGCATTGCCCATCATTGCCCGCAAGTCCCAGATTCCGGTCATCGCGGACATCCACTTCCAGCCCAAGTACGTCTTCGCTGCCATCGAAGCCGGCTGCGCGGCCGTCCGGGTCAACCCCGGCAACATCCGCAAGTTCGATGACCAGGTGAAGGAAATTGCCGCGGCCGCCCGGGACCACGGAACTTCCATCCGCATCGGCGTCAACGCCGGCTCGCTGGAACCGGGAATCCTCAAGAAGTACGGCAAGGCTACCCCCGAGGCCCTGGTTGAATCCGCCGTCTGGGAAGCCTCCCTGTTCGAAGAGCACGGCTTCCACGACTTCAAGATCTCGGTCAAGCACAACGACCCCGTGATCATGGTGGCCGCCTACGAGATGCTCGCCGAAAAAGGCGACTGGCCCCTCCACCTCGGCGTAACCGAGGCCGGTCCGGCATTCCAGGGAACCATCAAGTCCGCCACCGCCTTCGGCGCACTGCTCTCCCGTGGCATCGGCGACACCATCCGTGTCTCCCTCTCCGCCCCGCCCGTTGAGGAAATCAAGGTTGGCAACCAGATCCTGCAGTCGCTGAACCTGCGGCCGCGGAAGCTCGAAATCGTGTCCTGCCCGTCCTGTGGACGCGCGCAGGTGGACGTCTACACGCTCGCGGAGCAGGTCACAGCCGGCCTGGAAGGCATGGAGATCCCGCTGCGCGTCGCCGTGATGGGCTGCGTGGTCAACGGGCCCGGCGAAGCACGCGAAGCCGACCTCGGCGTCGCTTCCGGCAACGGCAAGGGACAGATCTTTGTGAAGGGTGAAGTCATCAAGACTGTGCCGGAGAGCCAGATTGTTGAGACACTGATCGAAGAGGCCATGCGTATCGCGGAAGAGATGGGGGAGGCCGATGGCGAAGATGCTGTCAAAGGTGGCCCCGTGGTTAGCGTCTCGTAA
- a CDS encoding sulfite exporter TauE/SafE family protein, translated as MDFGLEHLQLTTLILIVLAGFGAGWVDAVVGGGGLIQLPALLLVPGITPVQALATNKLGSIFGTTTSAVTYYRRVGPDLKTALPMAVIALAGSFGGAILAANLPASVFKPIIVAALVAVALFTALKPNVGDITALRHDGHKHYVVACLIGAVIGFYDGLIGPGTGSFLVIALVSAMGYAFLEASAKAKIVNMATNAGALMFFLPHGSILWGLGLLLGVANMAGGYLGARTAVKQGSRFVRVVFLVVVAALIVKLGFDVWQENFA; from the coding sequence GTGGACTTTGGTCTTGAGCACCTCCAGCTGACCACCCTCATCCTCATCGTCCTGGCCGGCTTCGGTGCCGGCTGGGTCGATGCGGTGGTGGGCGGGGGAGGGCTGATCCAGCTGCCCGCGCTGCTGCTGGTCCCGGGCATCACCCCGGTGCAGGCGCTGGCAACCAACAAACTGGGCTCTATCTTCGGGACAACCACCAGCGCGGTCACCTACTACCGCAGGGTGGGGCCGGACCTGAAGACGGCGCTGCCCATGGCGGTGATTGCCCTCGCGGGGAGCTTCGGCGGCGCGATCCTGGCGGCCAACCTGCCCGCCAGCGTCTTCAAACCGATCATCGTCGCCGCGCTGGTCGCCGTCGCGCTTTTCACGGCCCTCAAGCCCAACGTCGGGGACATTACGGCGCTGCGGCACGACGGCCACAAGCACTACGTCGTGGCCTGCCTGATCGGTGCGGTCATCGGTTTCTATGATGGCCTGATCGGTCCGGGCACCGGGTCATTCCTGGTCATCGCGCTGGTATCGGCCATGGGCTACGCGTTCCTGGAGGCCAGTGCCAAGGCCAAGATCGTAAATATGGCAACCAATGCCGGTGCCCTCATGTTCTTCCTGCCGCACGGCTCGATCCTGTGGGGACTCGGGCTGCTGCTGGGAGTTGCCAACATGGCGGGCGGCTACCTTGGCGCACGGACTGCGGTCAAGCAGGGAAGCCGGTTCGTCAGGGTGGTTTTCCTGGTGGTGGTGGCCGCCCTGATCGTCAAACTCGGGTTTGACGTGTGGCAGGAAAACTTCGCCTGA
- a CDS encoding M50 family metallopeptidase gives MTPVLLFILGVVFVAIGIAASIALHEVGHLVPAKLFKVRVTKYMIGFGPTLWSRRKGETEYGVKAIPLGGYVSMIGMYPPNKEDGSVRPSSTGMFQTLATEARSMAHEEVGPGDEKRVFYRLPVWKKVIVMLGGPAMNMILGVLLMAILLMGFGTATATTTISDVSKCQVAAGETVDPDSADCQLTPAAAAGLQPNDTVTSFDGKQVTSWDQLTEWIRASAGREVAITVERGGSSVSTTVTPVLSARPIIGVDGRQETDASGTLRYQDVGFLGIGSQTELVPQPVSSVLPMAGENIKQVAGVIFNLPARVVGVAKAAFSEEPRDPNGPISVVGVGRVAGEVAAMEEIPVQSRVAILVGLLAGLNFALAVFNLVPLLPLDGGHVAGALYEGARRQVAKLFGKPDPGAFDIAKLLPVTYVVAALLMGMSALLIYADIVKPVNLFG, from the coding sequence ATGACCCCCGTTCTTCTTTTCATCCTCGGCGTCGTCTTCGTAGCCATTGGTATCGCCGCGTCCATCGCGCTGCACGAAGTGGGACACCTGGTACCCGCCAAGCTCTTCAAGGTGCGCGTCACCAAGTACATGATCGGTTTCGGTCCCACCCTGTGGTCCAGGCGGAAGGGCGAAACCGAATACGGCGTGAAAGCCATCCCGCTGGGCGGCTACGTGTCCATGATCGGCATGTACCCGCCCAACAAGGAGGACGGTTCCGTCCGGCCCTCCAGCACCGGGATGTTCCAGACGCTGGCCACCGAGGCACGCTCCATGGCGCATGAGGAAGTGGGGCCCGGGGACGAAAAACGCGTCTTCTACCGCCTTCCGGTGTGGAAGAAAGTCATCGTCATGCTGGGCGGGCCAGCCATGAACATGATCCTCGGCGTCCTCCTCATGGCAATCCTCCTCATGGGCTTCGGCACGGCCACGGCAACCACCACCATCTCCGATGTCTCGAAATGCCAGGTTGCCGCCGGCGAAACCGTGGACCCGGATTCTGCTGACTGCCAGCTCACCCCGGCGGCCGCGGCCGGGCTCCAGCCCAACGACACCGTCACGTCCTTCGACGGAAAGCAAGTCACCAGCTGGGACCAGCTGACCGAATGGATCCGGGCCTCTGCAGGCCGGGAAGTGGCCATCACGGTTGAGCGCGGCGGGTCTTCGGTGTCCACCACTGTCACCCCCGTCCTCTCCGCCCGGCCCATCATCGGCGTCGACGGCCGGCAGGAAACCGACGCGTCCGGCACCCTGCGCTACCAGGACGTGGGCTTCCTCGGCATCGGGTCGCAGACCGAACTGGTGCCGCAGCCGGTGTCGTCCGTCCTGCCCATGGCGGGGGAGAACATCAAGCAGGTGGCAGGAGTGATCTTCAACCTCCCGGCCCGCGTGGTGGGCGTGGCGAAGGCCGCCTTCAGCGAGGAACCACGCGATCCCAACGGACCCATCAGCGTGGTGGGCGTGGGGCGGGTAGCCGGCGAGGTAGCTGCCATGGAAGAGATCCCGGTGCAGTCCCGTGTGGCCATCCTGGTGGGGCTGCTGGCCGGACTGAACTTCGCCCTGGCTGTCTTCAACCTGGTTCCGCTGCTGCCGCTCGATGGCGGCCATGTGGCCGGCGCGCTGTACGAGGGCGCACGGCGCCAGGTGGCGAAACTCTTCGGGAAGCCGGACCCCGGCGCCTTCGACATCGCCAAGCTGCTCCCGGTGACGTACGTGGTGGCCGCCCTGCTGATGGGCATGAGTGCGCTGCTGATCTACGCCGACATCGTCAAACCCGTGAACCTCTTCGGCTGA
- a CDS encoding GNAT family N-acetyltransferase — translation MLSKVAPWLASRKDEPDPPGISVRTLDGGDTAALRHLAEQDRVANVFILAHLRTAGTAAPTSGGAGIVGVFDDGTLVGACWAGANLVPIQLDPAFAPLVAEAANRSGRRYASAFGPADAVLALHGELAELGHRAHEIRPDQPLMVIDGPADVPPNPGLGLGDLADFERILPACAAMFEEEVGYSPFLGGREFYSRRVEGLIRQGYSLVHLNEAKEVVFKAELGAVTAEVTQVQGVWMNPQYRGKGLSSGYMSAVVEQAQKIAPLTSLYVNGFNVRARSTYERVGFRQVGTFATVLF, via the coding sequence ATGCTGTCAAAGGTGGCCCCGTGGTTAGCGTCTCGTAAGGACGAGCCGGACCCGCCGGGGATATCCGTCCGCACCCTGGACGGCGGCGACACCGCCGCGCTCAGGCACCTGGCTGAGCAGGACCGTGTGGCCAACGTGTTCATCCTCGCGCATTTACGCACTGCCGGTACCGCCGCTCCCACCAGCGGCGGTGCCGGCATCGTCGGAGTTTTCGACGACGGCACGCTGGTAGGTGCCTGCTGGGCGGGCGCCAACCTGGTCCCCATCCAGCTCGACCCGGCCTTCGCGCCGCTGGTGGCCGAAGCCGCCAACCGCTCCGGCCGGCGCTACGCGTCCGCTTTCGGGCCCGCTGATGCGGTGCTGGCCCTTCACGGGGAACTTGCTGAACTGGGCCACCGCGCCCACGAAATCCGCCCGGACCAGCCCCTGATGGTGATCGACGGGCCGGCCGACGTTCCACCCAACCCTGGATTGGGGCTGGGTGACCTGGCAGACTTCGAGCGCATCCTGCCCGCCTGCGCCGCCATGTTCGAAGAAGAAGTGGGCTACTCGCCGTTCCTGGGCGGCCGGGAGTTCTACAGCCGCCGGGTCGAAGGCCTGATCCGGCAGGGCTATTCGCTGGTCCACCTCAACGAAGCCAAGGAAGTGGTCTTCAAAGCCGAACTCGGCGCCGTCACCGCCGAGGTCACCCAGGTCCAGGGGGTCTGGATGAATCCGCAGTACCGCGGGAAGGGGCTGAGCTCCGGCTACATGTCCGCCGTCGTGGAGCAGGCGCAGAAGATCGCGCCGCTGACCAGCCTTTACGTCAACGGCTTCAACGTCAGGGCCAGATCCACCTATGAACGTGTCGGCTTCCGCCAGGTGGGCACGTTCGCTACAGTTCTCTTCTAG
- a CDS encoding ABC transporter ATP-binding protein — MSPSTPGFAGSGPVPDSSNPVAGAAVSVSGLTVRRGRDTVLQNVDFSIPAGRITGLLGPSGSGKTTLMRTIVGVQAASGAVQVLGRPAGHPMLRHLVGYVTQSPSVYPDLTVEANVRYFGAMHRKGKPDVAEAIAAVGLVPQARQKAADLSGGQLSRVSLACALVARPQLLVLDEPTVGLDPVLRADLWNRFRSLAEAGTTLLVSSHVMEEASHCHSLLLLRGGKLLAQLTPSELAERGRSNDLEQAFLTIITEQEDHDGGIPARSAHSAGWHDRRMR, encoded by the coding sequence ATGTCCCCTTCCACTCCGGGATTCGCGGGGAGCGGTCCTGTCCCGGACAGTTCCAACCCCGTGGCGGGTGCTGCAGTGTCCGTCTCCGGACTGACGGTAAGGCGGGGCCGGGACACTGTGCTCCAGAATGTTGACTTCTCCATTCCGGCCGGCCGGATCACGGGTCTGCTTGGCCCGTCCGGGAGCGGCAAAACCACCCTGATGCGCACCATCGTGGGCGTCCAGGCGGCGTCCGGTGCCGTGCAGGTGCTGGGCCGCCCCGCGGGCCATCCGATGTTGCGCCACCTGGTGGGGTATGTGACGCAATCGCCCAGTGTTTATCCGGACCTGACGGTCGAAGCCAACGTGCGGTACTTCGGCGCCATGCACCGCAAGGGCAAACCCGACGTAGCGGAGGCGATTGCCGCCGTCGGACTCGTGCCCCAGGCCCGGCAGAAGGCCGCGGACCTGTCCGGCGGCCAGCTCAGCCGCGTTTCCCTGGCCTGCGCGCTGGTGGCACGCCCCCAACTGCTTGTCCTGGACGAGCCCACCGTGGGCCTGGATCCCGTGCTGAGGGCGGACCTGTGGAACCGTTTCCGGTCCCTCGCGGAGGCCGGCACCACGCTCCTGGTCTCCAGCCACGTCATGGAGGAAGCCAGCCACTGCCACAGCCTGCTGCTGCTGCGCGGGGGCAAGCTCCTGGCGCAGCTGACGCCCTCGGAACTGGCAGAACGCGGGCGCAGCAACGACCTGGAGCAGGCGTTCCTCACCATCATCACGGAACAGGAAGACCACGACGGCGGGATCCCGGCACGCAGCGCACACTCCGCCGGATGGCACGACAGGAGGATGCGGTAA
- a CDS encoding TetR/AcrR family transcriptional regulator, producing the protein MTPQERVEPLPARDSTAPLRRGRRGGSTASREHILKTARRMFADHGFEGTSLRQVARAAGVDPAMVHHFFSGKDELFALCVELPADPGQVLAGVADTDPGLRGELLVRAVLRLWEGPAQPGLLAFLRGTLGSKAKTAMLRDVVARTIISRAMAGIPGTADEVALRGSLVATQMVGLMMVRYVVRLEPLASAASEDVVRSVAPNVQRYLTGTLS; encoded by the coding sequence GTGACTCCGCAGGAGCGGGTGGAACCTCTGCCGGCACGGGACTCCACTGCTCCCCTGCGGCGGGGACGCCGGGGCGGCAGCACGGCATCCCGGGAGCACATCCTGAAAACGGCACGCCGGATGTTCGCCGACCACGGATTCGAGGGAACAAGCCTCCGCCAGGTTGCGCGGGCTGCGGGAGTGGACCCCGCCATGGTGCACCACTTCTTCAGCGGCAAGGACGAACTCTTTGCCCTCTGCGTGGAACTCCCCGCGGACCCCGGGCAGGTGCTTGCCGGCGTCGCGGACACCGATCCGGGGCTACGCGGAGAGTTGCTGGTCCGCGCAGTGCTCCGCCTCTGGGAGGGCCCTGCCCAGCCCGGCCTGCTGGCCTTCCTGCGGGGAACTCTGGGGTCAAAGGCAAAGACGGCAATGCTGCGTGACGTGGTGGCACGCACCATCATCAGCAGGGCGATGGCCGGCATCCCGGGGACAGCCGATGAAGTTGCCCTCCGCGGGAGCCTGGTGGCTACGCAGATGGTTGGCCTGATGATGGTGCGGTACGTGGTCCGGCTGGAGCCGCTGGCCTCCGCTGCCTCCGAAGACGTGGTCCGGTCAGTCGCCCCGAATGTGCAGCGGTACCTGACCGGGACGCTGTCCTGA
- a CDS encoding ABC transporter permease — MLLATTRRVLGQLRHDHRSIAMILVVPALLLTAVYYLYGNESLPPGAPRTFDRVGLMMLAIFPFVVMFLVTSITMLRERTSGTLERLLTTPVHKADLLFGYGLAFSIMAALQSLVATAVAYWVFGLNIEGPPGLVMLIAVINAVLGVALGLLCSAFARTEFQAVQFMPVVVVPQILLCGLFVARDRMNGVLEAISNVLPLTFSVDALQEIASNSEATGQLWQDTAIMAAIVLGVLLLAALTLRRRSA; from the coding sequence ATGCTGTTGGCCACCACCCGCCGGGTCCTGGGGCAACTCCGCCATGACCACCGGAGCATCGCCATGATCCTGGTGGTGCCCGCCCTCCTGCTGACGGCGGTCTATTACCTGTACGGGAACGAGTCCCTCCCTCCGGGGGCACCCCGTACGTTCGACCGCGTGGGACTGATGATGCTCGCGATCTTTCCCTTCGTGGTGATGTTCCTGGTCACGTCCATCACTATGCTCCGCGAACGCACGTCCGGCACGCTGGAACGGCTGCTCACCACGCCGGTCCACAAGGCAGACCTGCTCTTCGGCTACGGCCTGGCCTTCTCCATCATGGCCGCGCTGCAGTCCCTGGTGGCCACCGCCGTGGCCTACTGGGTCTTCGGCCTCAACATCGAAGGCCCACCAGGCCTGGTGATGCTGATAGCGGTGATCAACGCCGTCCTGGGCGTGGCACTGGGCCTGCTGTGTTCCGCCTTCGCGAGGACCGAATTCCAGGCCGTGCAGTTCATGCCGGTGGTGGTGGTGCCCCAGATCCTGCTCTGCGGCCTTTTTGTTGCGAGGGACCGGATGAACGGTGTCCTGGAAGCGATCTCCAATGTGCTGCCGCTGACGTTCTCGGTGGATGCACTCCAGGAAATCGCCTCCAACAGCGAAGCAACGGGCCAACTGTGGCAGGACACCGCAATCATGGCAGCCATAGTCCTCGGCGTCCTGCTGTTGGCCGCCCTCACCCTGCGCAGGCGCAGCGCATGA
- a CDS encoding MarR family transcriptional regulator, protein MYVLTIDQRGSTSDVDRVPHLIEELHSLTGARFERSVGDELQGTVGDARDVVDIALHALRSGHWYVGIGIGDVRLEPGRSPREGTGSGFVAARAAVEIAKGAAGHVPLSVVAGTMDSVKGAPRNSREGPTGTNNGATAGTNAEPTAATDAASAAMNAAANAQAVLRLIGRLVQQRTEAQWRVVDRLRAAGGGGRHGSQKPVARELGITEQSVSRAVLRSGWQEEWAARPAAAMLLDYALAHTKGDR, encoded by the coding sequence ATGTACGTATTGACCATCGACCAGCGCGGCAGCACCTCCGACGTTGACCGCGTGCCCCACCTGATCGAGGAACTGCACAGCCTCACCGGTGCGCGCTTCGAACGCTCCGTCGGCGACGAACTCCAGGGCACAGTGGGCGACGCCCGGGACGTGGTGGACATTGCCCTGCACGCCTTGCGGAGCGGGCACTGGTACGTCGGTATTGGCATCGGTGACGTCCGCCTCGAGCCTGGCCGGAGCCCGCGCGAAGGGACCGGAAGCGGCTTCGTGGCGGCCCGCGCCGCAGTGGAAATCGCCAAGGGCGCGGCCGGCCATGTTCCGTTGTCGGTGGTGGCGGGCACCATGGACAGTGTCAAAGGCGCACCCCGGAATTCCCGGGAAGGGCCCACCGGCACAAACAACGGAGCCACTGCTGGAACGAACGCCGAACCGACTGCCGCAACCGATGCAGCGAGTGCAGCCATGAACGCCGCAGCCAATGCCCAGGCCGTCCTGCGCCTCATAGGACGCCTGGTCCAACAGCGGACGGAAGCGCAGTGGCGGGTGGTTGACCGGCTGCGGGCAGCGGGCGGAGGGGGCAGGCATGGCAGCCAGAAGCCCGTGGCCCGGGAACTGGGAATTACGGAGCAGTCGGTGAGCCGCGCCGTCCTTCGTTCCGGGTGGCAGGAAGAATGGGCTGCCAGGCCGGCAGCAGCAATGCTCCTGGATTACGCCCTTGCCCATACCAAAGGAGACCGGTGA
- a CDS encoding YciI family protein, translating to MTVFAVEYVYAADSTEARNEARPAHREWTGGLAEDGVILASGPYGDGAGALLIFKADNEASLNSVLKQDPFAAAGVIAGIRVTEWSPVTGMLAGLAA from the coding sequence ATGACAGTTTTTGCCGTTGAGTACGTTTACGCCGCCGATTCCACCGAAGCCCGAAACGAGGCACGGCCCGCCCACCGCGAATGGACCGGCGGCCTGGCCGAGGACGGCGTGATCCTTGCCAGCGGACCCTATGGAGACGGCGCCGGCGCGCTGCTGATCTTCAAAGCTGACAACGAGGCATCCCTGAACTCGGTCCTCAAGCAGGATCCGTTCGCCGCTGCCGGGGTTATTGCCGGTATCCGCGTCACCGAATGGTCACCCGTGACCGGCATGCTCGCCGGCCTCGCAGCCTAA
- the dxr gene encoding 1-deoxy-D-xylulose-5-phosphate reductoisomerase, with amino-acid sequence MQPRRIAILGSTGSIGTQAIDVVDGAPHRFEVVALSAGGGNLKLLARQAVHTGAAAVGIAAGDARELAVLIDEAAAAAGRSGYRPEIIAGPDASTRIAEINADVVLNGITGSIGLAPTLAALKSGATLALANKESLIVGGSLVKAAARDGQIVPVDSEHSAIAQCLRSGSAAEVDKLVLTASGGPFRGRSREELHGVTPQEALAHPTWDMGLMVTTNSATLVNKGLEVIEAHLLFDIPLDRIDVVVHPQSVVHSMVQFVDGSTIAQASPPDMRLPIALGMGWPDRVPNAATPCDWTKAATWTFEPLDAAAFPAVDLAKDAAKQGSTFPAVFNAANEEAVTAFHAGRIRFTDIVDTVDAVLSEHTGSSRLTVESVLDAESWARARAHERLAVSSL; translated from the coding sequence ATGCAGCCACGCAGAATCGCCATCCTCGGATCCACCGGTTCCATCGGCACCCAGGCGATTGACGTCGTCGACGGCGCCCCGCATCGTTTCGAGGTCGTGGCACTGAGCGCCGGGGGCGGCAACCTCAAGCTCCTGGCCCGGCAGGCCGTCCACACGGGTGCGGCGGCCGTCGGTATCGCCGCCGGGGACGCCCGCGAGCTTGCCGTGCTGATTGACGAAGCAGCCGCCGCAGCGGGCCGCTCCGGCTACCGCCCGGAGATCATCGCCGGACCGGATGCCTCCACGCGCATCGCAGAGATTAATGCGGATGTGGTGCTCAACGGCATCACCGGGTCCATCGGCCTTGCACCCACCCTTGCCGCGCTGAAGTCCGGAGCCACACTGGCGCTGGCCAACAAGGAATCGCTGATCGTCGGCGGCTCGCTGGTGAAGGCAGCCGCGCGCGACGGGCAGATCGTTCCCGTGGACTCCGAACACTCCGCCATCGCCCAATGCCTGCGCTCGGGCAGCGCAGCGGAAGTGGACAAGCTGGTCCTTACCGCCTCCGGCGGGCCCTTCCGCGGCCGGAGCCGGGAAGAACTGCACGGGGTCACCCCACAGGAAGCCCTCGCCCACCCCACCTGGGACATGGGGCTGATGGTCACCACCAACTCCGCCACCCTGGTCAACAAGGGGCTCGAAGTCATCGAAGCCCACCTGCTGTTCGACATTCCGCTGGACCGGATCGACGTGGTGGTCCATCCCCAGTCCGTGGTGCACTCCATGGTGCAGTTCGTGGACGGCTCCACCATTGCGCAGGCCTCCCCGCCGGACATGCGGCTGCCCATCGCGCTGGGGATGGGGTGGCCGGACCGGGTACCCAACGCGGCCACGCCGTGCGACTGGACCAAGGCCGCCACCTGGACCTTCGAGCCGCTCGACGCAGCAGCCTTTCCCGCCGTGGACCTTGCCAAGGACGCGGCGAAGCAGGGGAGCACCTTCCCCGCGGTCTTCAACGCCGCCAACGAGGAAGCCGTCACGGCCTTCCACGCGGGGCGGATCCGCTTCACGGACATCGTGGACACCGTGGATGCGGTCCTCAGCGAACACACAGGTTCCTCCCGGCTGACGGTGGAATCCGTGCTGGATGCTGAGAGCTGGGCACGGGCCCGCGCACACGAACGTTTAGCAGTCAGCAGTCTCTAG